ACACATCTGCACAACAAAACGGTACATATGGACCAAACACATTACTTCCCTGCACCCCACAAGAGACATTCATTCTTCTTGCGGCATATGTGATTTCTCCGCCACAATTATCCACCGTACCCGGTATTACAAAATGGGCTGCTGGCAACTCCGGATATTCACTGACAGATATTTTTTTAAGACCTGAACACTCAAAATTAGGTGCCTGGGTATCAGAGATCGTAATCGTCTGAAAAATGGTGGAAGTGTTATTACAAAAATCTGTTACTGTCCACAAGACATCGTGTTCCCCTACTGGATAAATTCCGGATGCATTCGATGTACCGTTTCGATCATTTATAATAGATTGAATACCGCAATTATCTGTGACAGATAATGCGGGTACCGTTACATTGGCATTACACAAATTATTGTCGTTATTGGCAGAAATGTTTTGTGGGGTTGTAATATTTGGTTTTGTCAGATCATTTATCACAATAAACTGGGTACACCCTGCTGAATTATTGGAAAGGTCCGTAACTGTGTAATTACGTGCAATCGTTTGTGGACATGTCATACCATCCGGAACATCTATTGCTGAAAGCATCAGCATATTGCAATTATCAGTAATAGTGCCTCCGCCGGTTACAAAATTAGTAATATCCAATACAGGAACATCTGTAATATTGCAAATGGAAACGGATGGACTGATATTTGGTGGGCAACTGATTATAGGTGATTGATTGTCTGTTACTGTTACTGTAAATGAACAGGAAGCAGTTACACTATTTGCCGCAGTTACTACAAAAGTATTGGTTGTAACTCCAACCGGAAAAGTAGCTCCGGATGCTAAACCGGTTGTCCTTATAGTCACAGCACCGGGACAATTATCTGTTCCGACGGGTGTAACATAATTTACGATAGCATTACAATTTCCTGCAGATGTATTCACGGCAATATTGGATGGACAAACTATTACCGGCGGTTGATTATCTGTAACAGTCACTGTAAATGAACAAGATGTGGTTGCATTATTGGATGATGTAACGACAAAAGTATTGGTCGTTACACCCAGAGGATACGTTGCTCCTGATGGTAATCCGGTAGTTCTGATTGTGTTGGCTCCCGGACAATTATCTGTTCCGACAGGAGCATTATAATTTACAACTGCATTACATTGATTCAATGATGTATTTACTGCCATATTGGATGGGCAATTTATCACAGGAGGTTGATTGTCTGTCACTGTCACCGTAAACAAGCAGGATGCGGTAGCACCATTGGCTGCGGTTACTAAAAAAGTATTGGTCGTAATTCCAATCGGAAAAACAGATCCTGAAGCTAATCCTGAGGTTTGGGTAGTTATTGCTCCGGGGCAATTATCTGTTCCCACAGGAGTAACATAATTTACTATTGCAGTACATAGGTTTGGTTGCGTATTTACAGCAATGTTTGCGGGACAGGAAATCAATGGAAGTTCATTATCCATCACAACGACATATTGAATGCATGTTCCGGTATTTCCATTAAAATCAGAAACTGACCAGATTACTTCATTTAATCCGATTGGAAAAATGGTATTCAGGTTCACAGGTTGTCCATTAAAATTTGCTGAAGGAGGCATAAGAATACAATTATCGGAAGACACTGACGTGCCTAAGTTTACACCTGTTGCACCACAAATCCCATTCGTATTGCTCACCGTTATGCCAACCGGACAAATAATAGTGGGTTTGATGGTATCCAAAACAGTTACCAATGCAGTACAGGTGGCCGAATTATTACAAATATCTGATACTGTAATTGTAACGTTAATGGGTATATTACTATGATCATTACAACCAAACAGCAATGTAAAAGGAGCTGTAAATTGTAAAGGATACTGACAATCATCAAAACTTCCGTTATCCAACTGTGAAGCCATTAACTGTACCTGACCTGTTGATGGTAAATAAATTGTGGTATCCCGACACAGTGCCGTTGGATTGATTGAATCCGTTACTATAATAATCTGTGTACAAAATCCGGTATTTCCGGTAGTGTCAGATATCATATATGTTCGGGCTATTGTATCAGGACAAGTCATGCTGGATGTATCATTTACCCAGGCAAAACTCAATGTGTCTAAAGCCGTTTCGTCCACAGCACTTCCACCCACCATCATAAATTCAATAAAATCCTGATAAGGAACAGGTATGTCGCAATCTACACGCAGCGTGTCAGGACAAGTAAGAACAGGAGGTGTATTGTCCAAAACCGTTACAGTCATGGCGCAGGTAGAAGTATTGTTGTTTACATCCGTTGCCGTCCAGATTACGATGGTTGTGCCCAAGGGATACTGATCACTTGCATCATCCGAAAAGTTGTAGTTGTTGATAATAGACGCTATACCGCAATTGTCATTAGCTGTGGGTTGACCCACATCAATCAACGCATTTCTGCCATCATCCGGATTATTTCCTGCAATTACATTTGCCGGACAGATTAAAACCGGACTTATAGTATCTAACAGAATGATGGTCAAAGTACAGGTTGCATTTGCCGGAGGTACACAATCATCCACCACAATAAATACTACATTAAATGTACCGGGACCATAGGCGCCAATATCAATAGAGTCAGGATAATCAGGACCGCTTAAAAGAATCGGCGGACCACCAGCTACTGAATAATTCATGGAAGTAATGGTACAATTGGATGTCGGAGTTTTGATTTTGATATCAATCAGACAATCTTCATCAACATAGCGTATGAAGCCGTCCGGACAGGCAATTGCAAGAGGATTGCTTTTGGGATAGGTCCCCTCATTGGAATGAAATAATGTTGTCAGACTGTCGGGTACAGCAAGACCAAGGCCAACAAAAGTCAATACGACCATCGTTAGCCACAAAATCGGTTTTTGTAACATAATAAATCGGTTTGGTTCAGGAAATCGGTCGTTTTTGGGATGGGACCATGAATCAATCGATTTTACCTGTACATTACTTTTAATGCAAAGGTTCTGCAAAGATAAATCAATAATTTATATATTATGATTTATTTTAATATATTTCTAATAATTTTTTTAGATCTTCCAATGAATTGGCATTATCGGCACTTTTATCCCTTCGCCAAAGCTTAATTCTGGGAAATCGTAATGCTACTCCGGCTTTATGTCTTTTTGACTCATTGATACCTTCAAATGCTATCTCAAATACGAGTTCCGGCTTTACACTACTCACCGGTCCGAAATTTTCAAGTGTGTTTTTTTTAACAAATTGAGTGATCTCTGTCATTTCAATATCAGTGAGGCCCGAGTACGCTTTTGTAAAGGGAACTAACCGATCATTGTCCCAAACTGCAAAGGTGAAATCCGAGAATAAATTTGCTCTTCTTCCGTGTCCTCTTTGTGCATAAATCATCACCGCATCTATCGTATATGGATCCAGTTTCCATTTCCACATTTCTCCTGTTTTTCGTCCGGCCAGATATGTTCCGTTCTGTTTTTTTAGCATCAATCCTTCCGCTCCTGTATTTCTGGCAGTTGCCCTCTTTTGTTTTAATTGTTCTAACGAATCAAAATGGACCAATGGAGAAAGTTGAAAGTGATTATTGTCATTCCATTTATGGGCGATGGTCTCTAATATTTTTCTTCTTTCCTCAAAAGCTAAATGTCGGATGTCCTGATTTTCGTATTCGAGAATATCAAATGCTATAAAACAAGCCGGAGCTGATTTCAATATTGCTGAAGATATTGTTTTACGACCTAATCGAGTCTGGAGTACATTAAAATCCAAAGGTTTATCATCTTTAAATGCAACTAATTCTCCATCCAGAACGATATTATCCGGTACAGTTTCCGATTTTAAAAATTCAGGAAATTTGTTAGTAATCAATTCTTCACCCCTTGACCACATAAATATATGTCCCTTTCTTTTGATAAACTGACACCTAATTCCATCCCATTTCCATTCTGCAGCCCATGTCTCCGGATTTAATTGAGATTCGTTATTTTCAGTATCCATTTCACTCAACGGGTAAGCAAGATAAAAAGGATATGGTCTGGAAAGAAGGGACACTTCACTTTCTTCAAAAATCAGTTTTTGGAAAGTAGTCACGTCCGGACTCCAATTACCCATCAACTTATGTGTAATCAGATTTTCTTCCAGTCGGGTATAAACAGATAATGCTTTAACCAACAGTTTGTCAGAAACACCTATTCGGAATCCCCCGGTAATGAGTTTATTAAAAATCAATCTTTCGCCACTGTCCAGTTGATTCCAGGCATTGGTGATGGACTCAAATTTTTGTTGTTCGTCACAATTCTTCAGATCAGAAATATAATTCACCCAATAAGTAAGAGTGAATTGACTGGTCTTCGTAGAACCGGGATATAAAAGTGCGATTGTTTCCGCCAGATCACCGATGATGTGATAATTTTCTTCAAATAGCCATAAAGGAATGCCGGCTTCCTTTGCACACCAGGTCCTTAATAATGTCGTATTTACAGTTCGGGAAGGTCTCCTGTGTGTAAATAAAGCGATTGCCCATAATCTGTCTTCATCAGACAAAGCGTTCTTAAAATACTGTGCTAAAAGATTCACTTTCTGCAAAGTACTCGTCGTCCGGTCCAGATCGGTAAATAATTGTGCAAATAATTTCATTTAGCCATTTTAATCAAACACTTATACATCTTCTTCTTCATTTTCTCCGTACATCGTGCTTACCGGCCTTGCATTGTAGCCGCCTTCATTTAACCACTTACTGAAAATTTCAGTGTAGCCATGGGTAACATAAATATTTTCAGCCCCACTCAAACGGATAGCTTCATTCAATCCATCCCAATCCGCATGATCGGATAATACAAAACCTCTTTCCACTGACCTCCTTCTTCGGATACCTCTGATAGCCATCCATCCGGATACAACTGCCTCTTCACAATCACCAAACTTTTTTGACCAGGACGAACTTAATGATGCCGGAGGGGCTATAATCAGTGCGCCTTTTAGCATATCTTTTTTTGAAGTCAGGTCGGCCTTTTTAGTTTCAGGAAGGTCAATACCT
The genomic region above belongs to Saprospiraceae bacterium and contains:
- a CDS encoding HYR domain-containing protein produces the protein MLQKPILWLTMVVLTFVGLGLAVPDSLTTLFHSNEGTYPKSNPLAIACPDGFIRYVDEDCLIDIKIKTPTSNCTITSMNYSVAGGPPILLSGPDYPDSIDIGAYGPGTFNVVFIVVDDCVPPANATCTLTIILLDTISPVLICPANVIAGNNPDDGRNALIDVGQPTANDNCGIASIINNYNFSDDASDQYPLGTTIVIWTATDVNNNTSTCAMTVTVLDNTPPVLTCPDTLRVDCDIPVPYQDFIEFMMVGGSAVDETALDTLSFAWVNDTSSMTCPDTIARTYMISDTTGNTGFCTQIIIVTDSINPTALCRDTTIYLPSTGQVQLMASQLDNGSFDDCQYPLQFTAPFTLLFGCNDHSNIPINVTITVSDICNNSATCTALVTVLDTIKPTIICPVGITVSNTNGICGATGVNLGTSVSSDNCILMPPSANFNGQPVNLNTIFPIGLNEVIWSVSDFNGNTGTCIQYVVVMDNELPLISCPANIAVNTQPNLCTAIVNYVTPVGTDNCPGAITTQTSGLASGSVFPIGITTNTFLVTAANGATASCLFTVTVTDNQPPVINCPSNMAVNTSLNQCNAVVNYNAPVGTDNCPGANTIRTTGLPSGATYPLGVTTNTFVVTSSNNATTSCSFTVTVTDNQPPVIVCPSNIAVNTSAGNCNAIVNYVTPVGTDNCPGAVTIRTTGLASGATFPVGVTTNTFVVTAANSVTASCSFTVTVTDNQSPIISCPPNISPSVSICNITDVPVLDITNFVTGGGTITDNCNMLMLSAIDVPDGMTCPQTIARNYTVTDLSNNSAGCTQFIVINDLTKPNITTPQNISANNDNNLCNANVTVPALSVTDNCGIQSIINDRNGTSNASGIYPVGEHDVLWTVTDFCNNTSTIFQTITISDTQAPNFECSGLKKISVSEYPELPAAHFVIPGTVDNCGGEITYAARRMNVSCGVQGSNVFGPYVPFCCADVSDTIMVEVRVTDQYGNSNTCMVLVVVEDKIPPAITAGLPDITISCEYPLDLNNLNAFGTFVRNEADRADIILNDPGHPYYPPSGFAGKDGLYTDNCPDVTINVSLRNLLTMCNTGELKRDFVLTDMSGNQITFTQTIYVKDVQPFQQSDIQWPQQEVFYNFCNIAIPDQNVTGKPNWLLQKCSQVASEFSDLTFQHPVHCRYVRRTWTVIDWCQYKTNTPNSPGKWTYIQHIYVTNNVAPVISNTTCKDTIVCAQGAACNASVIFNAAGTDDCLPQNISWSYKVDINNNNSVDVTGNGASLNRIFERGTHKMTWEAKDQCGNSSTCSFLFTVKDCKAPVPIALKGLAINLINPGPKALIWASDFNNFSSDNCTPAGQLKFSFSSNINDTGKTFTCEDLGKQDVEFWVTDLDGNQSKTTTFITVQDNHGLCGILPKVSIKGEIRTEDNLMLPETKVTIDGGETDGTKMTDVKGVYDFKELAMYNNYELSPVRDTLPLQGVSTLDLVIIQRHILGIEPILSPYKIIAADVNNSKSVTAADLVELRKMILGLNTSFSNNTSWRFIDASQEFQDILYPWPLREVIQYENVDTDMEHSDFIAVKTGDVNSSISGILSENYSEQRSFRKVELSVEDVYLKEGDLMSIPFQAKDFQDILGLQWTMEVSKNLEYSGFEAVDLELKAENIAYIQKDNRNYITGSFYNIDGITLDEEKILFNLIFMVKKSERLSKSLFLKNNITTSEVYDIEMNTIGLSLGYRAESGSEKNIVMQNNPNPFKEETTINLQLSKRKSVSITIFDSEGKLVYKNTEEMPAGSQRITISEKQLGNRMGVFYCKIKAEDLNEVIRILRLE
- a CDS encoding ATP-dependent DNA ligase, which translates into the protein MKLFAQLFTDLDRTTSTLQKVNLLAQYFKNALSDEDRLWAIALFTHRRPSRTVNTTLLRTWCAKEAGIPLWLFEENYHIIGDLAETIALLYPGSTKTSQFTLTYWVNYISDLKNCDEQQKFESITNAWNQLDSGERLIFNKLITGGFRIGVSDKLLVKALSVYTRLEENLITHKLMGNWSPDVTTFQKLIFEESEVSLLSRPYPFYLAYPLSEMDTENNESQLNPETWAAEWKWDGIRCQFIKRKGHIFMWSRGEELITNKFPEFLKSETVPDNIVLDGELVAFKDDKPLDFNVLQTRLGRKTISSAILKSAPACFIAFDILEYENQDIRHLAFEERRKILETIAHKWNDNNHFQLSPLVHFDSLEQLKQKRATARNTGAEGLMLKKQNGTYLAGRKTGEMWKWKLDPYTIDAVMIYAQRGHGRRANLFSDFTFAVWDNDRLVPFTKAYSGLTDIEMTEITQFVKKNTLENFGPVSSVKPELVFEIAFEGINESKRHKAGVALRFPRIKLWRRDKSADNANSLEDLKKLLEIY